The genomic segment CAGGATAGAGCTGATTATTCTTATAAAATTTTAATCAAAATTGCTTTGTGCTATTTAATAGAAAAATAATCATTTGAGATATTTACTTAAGAAAACTGCGCCTTCCTATCACAACGAATAAAAATTTACTCTGCCGCCTCATTGGTCACACGCAAAACTTCTTCAATAGTCGTTTTACCAGTCAGCACTTTACGTAAACCATCATCACGAATTGAACCAGATTGCTGACGTGCATAGGTTTCCAGCTCATATTCAGCCGCATTACCATGAATCAGACGGCGCATATGCTCATCAACCGGTACAATTTCATAAATGGCGGTACGTCCACTAAAGCCGGTATTACCACACCGTTCACAACCGTGCGGTTGAGGTAATCTTAAATCCTGTGGATGCTCAATATGTTCAAACAGATTCTTTTCAAATGCATCCGCATCCTTCCAGGTCGCACAATGCGGACATAAGGTACGTACCAGACGCTGAGCAACTACCCCAATTAAGGAGCTGGATAGCAAGAATGGCTCAATTCCCATGTCTTTTAAACGGGTCACTGCACCAATCGCAGTATTGGTATGCAGCGTTGACAATACCAAGTGACCTGTCAGTGAGGCTTGAACTGCAATTTCTGCGGTTTCCAGATCACGAATCTCACCGACCATCACCACATCCGGATCCTGACGCAACATGGCTTTTAAAGCACGAGCAAAGGTCATGTCGACTTTGGTATTTACCTGAGTCTGACCAATCCCTTCTAACTGATATTCCACCGGATCTTCAGCCGTCAGGATATTTTTGGAACCATCATTTAGATCAGAAAGTGCTGCATATAAGGTAGTGGTCTTACCCGAACCGGTAGGTCCAGTCACCAGAATAATGCCATGAGGACGATGCACCAGGGTCTTGAGTCGATCATAATCGTTATTCATCAAGCCCAGATGAGTCATATTTAGACGGCCAGCCTGTTTGTCTAGCAATCGCATCACCACCCGCTCCCCATAAGAGGATGGCAAGGTTGAAACACGGACATCGACTTCACGCCCTGCCAGACGCAAGGAAATACGTCCATCCTGAGGAATACGTTTTTCTGCAATGTCCAGCTTGGCCATGACCTTGATCCGTGATACCAGTAATGGCGCCAGCTCACGACGTGGCTGCACAATTTCACGCAACTGCCCATCGACACGCAAGCGTACCGAAAGTCGTTTTTCGAAAGATTCCACATGAATATCTGAAGCTCCAACCCGGATTGCTTCAGACAACAAGGCATTGATCAGACGGACAATAGGCGCATCATCCTCCTGATCCATCAGATCTTCGGCTTCAGGGACCGAATCAGCAAGGCTTAATAAATCCGGGTGATCTTCCAGACCAGCCGCGACCTGCTGTGACTCACCACTATCGCCGGCAAAACTGGAACTGAGTAACTGATTGAATTCTTGTTCTGTACAATGTTGATACTGGGCCGGATGACCCAGCAAACGGCGTGCTTCCTGTAATGCAAGCATAGATGTATTATCACGACGGACAATAAAAGCCTGATCTCCCTCATAACGCAACAGCACACCATGACGTTTCGCAAAGCTATACGGGATTTGTAATTGTTTCAGTACTTGCATCGCAGATTATAATAATGATGAAAAAATTTAAATTGAGTGTACTCTAAGCATATGACAGCGTGAAGTATGTTTTCAAAGATTTAGCAAGAAAGGATGCCAACATTGCCCCAAGATCAAGAGGAATTAAACCTGCAGTCTCCCCGAATCCAATGGTGGGGAGAGCAAAGTTTTGAAATTAACGAGTCCAAGGCCTGGCAATTTGGCTCTCTGCTGTTTCGTTTGACCCGAGGCTTGCAGGAATGGCGACTAGAATATTACCGTCCGAGGGTTCAGTACGATTATGAACAGCAATGGCATCAGATCAGTGACCCACTGTTTGCATTTCCAACCCCGGTAAAAATTGAACGCTATATGTTCAAATCTACCCAAAGCAAATTACAGCTT from the Acinetobacter sp. YWS30-1 genome contains:
- the gspE gene encoding type II secretion system ATPase GspE: MQVLKQLQIPYSFAKRHGVLLRYEGDQAFIVRRDNTSMLALQEARRLLGHPAQYQHCTEQEFNQLLSSSFAGDSGESQQVAAGLEDHPDLLSLADSVPEAEDLMDQEDDAPIVRLINALLSEAIRVGASDIHVESFEKRLSVRLRVDGQLREIVQPRRELAPLLVSRIKVMAKLDIAEKRIPQDGRISLRLAGREVDVRVSTLPSSYGERVVMRLLDKQAGRLNMTHLGLMNNDYDRLKTLVHRPHGIILVTGPTGSGKTTTLYAALSDLNDGSKNILTAEDPVEYQLEGIGQTQVNTKVDMTFARALKAMLRQDPDVVMVGEIRDLETAEIAVQASLTGHLVLSTLHTNTAIGAVTRLKDMGIEPFLLSSSLIGVVAQRLVRTLCPHCATWKDADAFEKNLFEHIEHPQDLRLPQPHGCERCGNTGFSGRTAIYEIVPVDEHMRRLIHGNAAEYELETYARQQSGSIRDDGLRKVLTGKTTIEEVLRVTNEAAE